One segment of Chionomys nivalis chromosome 3, mChiNiv1.1, whole genome shotgun sequence DNA contains the following:
- the Plaat1 gene encoding phospholipase A and acyltransferase 1 codes for MEFSDCFSLARPHNPRPGDLIEVFRPGYQHWALYLGDGYVINIAPIDGIPSAFTSAKSVFSTKALVKMQLLKDVVGKDTYRINNKYDTTHQPLPVEEVMQRSEFAIGQEVAYDLLVNNCEHFVTLLRYGEGVSEQANRAISTIGLVAAAIDIFAFLGLFPKKQRTKY; via the exons ATGGAGTTTAGTGACTGCTTCAGTCTGGCCCGTCCTCACAACCCTCGCCCAGGAGACTTGATTGAAGTGTTCCGCCCTGGCTATCAGCACTGGGCACTGTACTTGGGTGATGGTTATGTTATCAACATTGCCCCTATCG ATGGTATTCCTTCAGCCTTTACAAGCGCCAAGTCTGTGTTCAGCACCAAGGCCTTAGTGAAAATGCAGCTTCTGAAGGACGTTGTGGGAAAGgacacatacagaataaataacaAGTACGATACAACACACCAACCTCTCCCTGTGGAGGAGGTGATGCAGCGGTCCGAGTTCGCCATTGGGCAGGAGGTGGCCTATGACTTACTGGTCAACAACTGCGAGCATTTTGTGACCTTGCTCCGCTATGGAGAAGGAGTGTCAGAACAg gcCAACCGAGCAATAAGCACCATTGGGTTGGTGGCGGCTGCTATTGATATCTTCGCATTCCTCGGCTTGtttccaaagaaacaaaggaCAAAATATTAG